A portion of the Deinococcus peraridilitoris DSM 19664 genome contains these proteins:
- a CDS encoding GNAT family N-acetyltransferase produces the protein MTLTLERDTVTKIRPAAHHELDLVKRLLEAVGLHSGSVTMQGATFWIARRDGESVGVIGLEHGEGASLLRSTAVLPQARGTGVGRALVQSALTLATLRGDRAVYLFSSDAGPFWQRYGFQAVPVSELARALPGVPQVESGQCKGWLHEELAWRKDLEAQA, from the coding sequence ATGACCCTCACCCTGGAACGCGACACCGTCACCAAGATCCGCCCGGCTGCCCATCACGAACTCGACCTCGTCAAGCGCCTGCTGGAGGCCGTCGGTCTGCACAGCGGCAGCGTCACCATGCAGGGCGCCACCTTCTGGATTGCCCGGCGTGACGGTGAAAGCGTCGGCGTGATCGGCCTGGAGCACGGTGAGGGCGCCTCGCTGCTGCGCTCCACGGCGGTGTTGCCGCAGGCACGCGGGACGGGCGTCGGGCGCGCCCTTGTGCAGAGCGCCCTGACGCTCGCCACCCTGCGCGGCGACCGCGCCGTGTACCTGTTCAGCAGCGACGCCGGGCCGTTCTGGCAGCGCTACGGCTTTCAGGCCGTCCCGGTGAGTGAGCTCGCCCGCGCCCTGCCGGGCGTCCCGCAAGTCGAGAGCGGCCAGTGCAAGGGCTGGCTGCACGAGGAGCTCGCGTGGCGCAAGGACCTGGAGGCTCAGGCGTGA
- a CDS encoding N-acetyltransferase, which translates to MTYLALDSIAIPDLSPQARVSARKARLSDLEAIHELIGYWAARGQMLVRSRQLLAETIRDFVVMEAEPEGDHPGGLAGVCGLHMLAPDLAEVRGLAVHPSFQGRGLGRELVLACEREARELGLPALFAWTYQQKFFENCGFMRIDKTHLHPKVWSECQRCAFFENCNEIAMLKTLQGPGASRTA; encoded by the coding sequence GTGACCTACCTCGCCCTCGACTCCATCGCCATTCCCGACCTGAGCCCGCAGGCGCGCGTCAGTGCGCGCAAGGCCCGCCTGAGTGACCTCGAGGCCATTCATGAACTGATCGGCTACTGGGCGGCGCGCGGACAGATGCTGGTGCGCAGCCGGCAGCTGCTCGCCGAAACCATTCGGGACTTCGTGGTGATGGAAGCGGAACCCGAGGGGGATCACCCGGGCGGCCTCGCGGGCGTGTGCGGCCTGCACATGCTCGCGCCCGACCTGGCCGAGGTGCGCGGCCTGGCCGTCCACCCGAGTTTTCAGGGTCGCGGCTTGGGCCGCGAGCTCGTCTTGGCCTGCGAACGTGAGGCGCGCGAGCTGGGCCTGCCGGCCCTGTTTGCCTGGACCTACCAGCAGAAGTTCTTCGAGAACTGCGGCTTTATGCGCATCGACAAGACGCACCTGCACCCCAAGGTCTGGAGTGAATGCCAGCGCTGCGCCTTTTTTGAAAACTGCAACGAGATCGCGATGCTCAAAACGCTTCAAGGGCCAGGCGCTTCTCGTACCGCCTGA
- the carA gene encoding glutamine-hydrolyzing carbamoyl-phosphate synthase small subunit produces MIRKERAILALEDGTVYRGYAFGHRGETVGEVVFNTSMTGYQEIMTDPSYNGQIVCMTYPHIGNYGVAIYDMESNRPFVRGFIGREFSEEYSNHRANQSLQEFMAEYGIVSISGIDTRALVRRLREGGVVKGVVAHRSFTHPEDPYGEFSLEEEQDFVRRAREHENIDGRDMTPEVTTSLPYAYPTLREGKRVVLLDFGIKHTIIKRLAEVGIEPIVVPAHTSPAQIMALQPHGLFLSNGPGDPAAPKYAHETAWKLLGLLPTFGICLGHQILGLAVGGRTFKMKFGHRGGNQPVKNLLTGEIEITSQNHGYAVDIDSIPEGQFVATHVNLNDNSLEGMAHVRYPVFSVQYHPEASPGPHDSRYLFNRFIEEIDYFDGATGTPVEKALPGKFGV; encoded by the coding sequence ATGATTCGGAAAGAACGCGCAATTCTGGCCCTCGAAGATGGGACGGTCTACCGGGGCTACGCTTTTGGTCACCGTGGTGAGACGGTCGGCGAGGTCGTTTTCAACACCTCCATGACGGGCTATCAGGAAATCATGACCGATCCCAGTTACAACGGGCAGATCGTGTGCATGACCTACCCGCACATTGGCAACTACGGCGTGGCCATCTACGACATGGAGAGTAACAGGCCCTTCGTGCGCGGCTTTATTGGCCGGGAATTCTCCGAGGAATACAGCAATCACCGCGCCAACCAGTCCTTGCAGGAATTCATGGCGGAGTACGGCATCGTGAGCATCAGCGGCATCGACACCCGCGCCCTGGTGCGTCGCCTGCGTGAAGGCGGCGTCGTGAAGGGGGTCGTGGCGCACCGCTCGTTCACCCACCCGGAAGACCCCTACGGCGAATTCAGTCTGGAAGAAGAGCAGGACTTCGTGCGCCGCGCCCGCGAGCACGAAAACATCGACGGGCGCGACATGACCCCCGAGGTCACCACCTCGCTGCCCTACGCCTACCCGACCCTGCGCGAAGGCAAGCGGGTGGTGCTGCTGGATTTTGGCATCAAGCACACCATCATCAAGCGCCTGGCGGAGGTGGGCATCGAGCCCATCGTGGTGCCCGCACACACCAGCCCGGCGCAGATCATGGCCTTGCAGCCACACGGTCTGTTCCTGTCCAACGGCCCGGGTGACCCGGCGGCGCCCAAGTACGCCCACGAGACCGCCTGGAAGCTGCTGGGCCTCTTGCCCACCTTCGGCATCTGCCTGGGACACCAGATTCTGGGCCTGGCGGTGGGCGGGCGCACCTTCAAGATGAAGTTCGGTCATCGGGGCGGCAACCAGCCCGTGAAGAACCTGCTGACCGGCGAGATCGAGATCACCTCGCAGAACCACGGCTACGCGGTTGACATCGACAGCATTCCGGAGGGGCAGTTCGTCGCGACTCACGTCAACCTGAACGACAACAGCCTGGAGGGCATGGCGCACGTGCGCTACCCGGTGTTCAGCGTGCAGTACCACCCCGAGGCGAGCCCCGGGCCGCACGACTCGCGCTACCTCTTCAACCGCTTCATCGAGGAGATCGATTACTTCGACGGCGCGACGGGGACGCCCGTGGAAAAGGCCCTGCCGGGCAAGTTCGGCGTTTGA
- a CDS encoding DUF3197 domain-containing protein — MLIAEPLGVVGAPNETLRILERTFADIDLTGGAITFVTESQGQRANARYGAVIEAAGKTYVIVEAFGGQFGPGGVEGLQALARWAQSSGIQTYRESILSTYDFNRVLREPDEGEIQQLIVSANPSDVNIYLG, encoded by the coding sequence ATGCTGATTGCCGAACCGCTGGGCGTCGTGGGCGCTCCAAACGAAACCCTCCGTATCCTTGAACGTACTTTCGCCGACATTGACCTGACCGGTGGCGCCATCACTTTCGTGACCGAGAGCCAGGGCCAGCGCGCTAACGCCCGCTACGGTGCGGTGATCGAGGCTGCCGGGAAGACCTACGTCATCGTCGAGGCGTTCGGAGGACAGTTTGGCCCGGGCGGCGTCGAGGGCCTGCAGGCGTTGGCGCGCTGGGCACAGTCAAGCGGCATCCAGACCTACCGGGAAAGCATCCTGAGCACCTACGACTTCAACCGGGTGCTGCGCGAACCCGACGAAGGTGAAATCCAGCAACTGATCGTCTCTGCCAATCCCAGTGACGTGAACATCTACCTCGGCTGA
- a CDS encoding S4 domain-containing protein codes for MTKSPGSPKVAQLVAQARGGRVVRTGFLDADSIDRRILQDEEIRSLIAGGFPDARRVLLTLYPAHIPSVDSGVSVLRVIGEFRPDFEVQDFAVALKQLALPEEQLGDLREERGAFLLAVTGKAKSTLLSLGTLANTKIEVEDIGEVAGRGAKTREVVVPSLRVDVVGAKGFGVSRAYFQQGIDGGKVRINGAQARASSEVREGDSLSAEGLGRVDFKRVVNETRRGNFKVELDVHR; via the coding sequence ATGACCAAGTCGCCCGGCTCTCCCAAAGTGGCCCAACTCGTGGCGCAGGCGCGCGGTGGGCGTGTCGTACGTACGGGCTTTCTCGATGCGGACAGCATCGACCGACGCATCCTGCAGGACGAGGAAATCCGCTCCCTGATCGCCGGAGGTTTTCCCGACGCCCGCCGGGTGCTGCTGACGCTTTACCCGGCGCACATTCCGAGCGTCGACAGTGGCGTGAGCGTGCTGCGCGTCATCGGTGAATTCCGCCCTGACTTCGAAGTGCAGGACTTCGCGGTGGCCCTGAAGCAGCTGGCGCTGCCCGAAGAACAGCTCGGTGATCTGCGCGAGGAGCGCGGCGCCTTTTTGCTGGCCGTGACCGGCAAGGCCAAAAGCACCCTGCTCTCTCTGGGCACGCTCGCGAACACGAAAATCGAGGTCGAGGACATTGGCGAGGTCGCGGGACGGGGTGCCAAGACCCGTGAGGTGGTCGTGCCGAGCCTGCGTGTCGACGTCGTTGGCGCCAAGGGCTTTGGTGTTTCGCGCGCTTACTTTCAGCAGGGCATCGACGGCGGGAAGGTGCGCATCAACGGCGCGCAGGCCCGTGCCAGCAGCGAGGTCCGCGAGGGTGACAGTCTCAGTGCCGAGGGCCTCGGGCGGGTGGATTTCAAGCGGGTGGTGAACGAGACCCGCCGGGGCAACTTCAAAGTCGAGCTGGACGTTCACCGCTGA
- the zapE gene encoding cell division protein ZapE, with the protein MTTVDLTQRFPTLTPHEMLAGFVPSRRFEEARFDNYLPNPAFESQARAREELQNFAEAVGRTRGGFRLLRRAPSPGEGIYLDGGFGVGKTHLLAATFFTVRSEQKAFLSFQELLYVIGALGMTEAVKAFTPFRFLAIDEFELDDPGNTHMVNTFLSQLMPGGTSVVTTSNTEPGALGQGRFNTHDFERQIAAIAGRFRSLRVDGPDFRARGAQVVAPLGEAEYRAWSGMQGQARFAPLEHRALNRHLLEVHPARFRKLLSGVDAVGVLDASGMPDQNVALRFVHFIDKVYDLGVGLALSGVPLGSLFPETYRHGAYAKKYSRCLSRLSELLSEARSSVAVVTPSSV; encoded by the coding sequence GTGACCACCGTTGACCTGACCCAGCGTTTCCCCACCCTGACCCCGCACGAGATGCTGGCCGGATTCGTGCCGTCACGCCGCTTCGAGGAGGCGCGGTTTGACAATTACCTGCCCAATCCCGCCTTCGAGTCGCAGGCACGAGCACGCGAGGAGCTGCAGAATTTTGCCGAGGCCGTAGGACGTACGCGCGGCGGTTTTCGCCTGTTGCGCCGGGCTCCTTCGCCCGGGGAAGGTATTTATCTCGACGGTGGCTTTGGGGTCGGCAAGACCCACCTGCTGGCCGCCACTTTTTTCACCGTGAGGAGTGAACAGAAGGCTTTTCTGAGCTTTCAGGAGCTGCTCTACGTGATCGGTGCGCTGGGCATGACCGAGGCGGTGAAAGCGTTCACCCCCTTCCGGTTTCTGGCGATCGACGAGTTCGAACTCGACGATCCGGGCAACACCCACATGGTGAACACCTTTCTGTCACAGCTGATGCCAGGCGGAACATCTGTAGTGACGACCAGCAACACCGAGCCTGGTGCTCTGGGGCAGGGGCGATTCAATACCCATGACTTCGAGCGCCAGATTGCGGCGATTGCCGGCCGGTTTCGCTCATTGCGGGTGGACGGCCCGGATTTCCGGGCGCGCGGCGCGCAGGTGGTGGCTCCGCTGGGCGAAGCCGAGTACCGGGCGTGGAGTGGGATGCAAGGTCAGGCACGTTTCGCGCCGCTGGAGCATCGGGCGCTCAATCGCCATCTGCTCGAAGTGCATCCGGCCCGTTTTCGCAAGCTGCTTTCCGGCGTCGACGCTGTCGGCGTGCTGGACGCGTCAGGAATGCCCGATCAGAACGTGGCGCTGCGTTTCGTTCATTTTATCGACAAGGTCTATGACCTGGGTGTTGGGCTCGCGCTGTCGGGGGTGCCATTGGGCTCGCTGTTTCCGGAAACGTACCGGCACGGTGCTTATGCCAAGAAGTACAGCCGCTGCCTGTCCCGTTTATCCGAGCTGCTCTCCGAGGCGCGTTCGTCTGTTGCGGTGGTGACGCCCTCTTCAGTCTGA